Proteins co-encoded in one Ralstonia sp. RRA genomic window:
- a CDS encoding Ref family recombination enhancement nuclease — MTRAEKDYLGRVAALGCILCRRLGYGETPAEIHHVREGQGMAQRAENWLAVPLCPEHHRGKTGIHGNRMALKQVKADEVDLLAWTIEELNS, encoded by the coding sequence TTGACCCGGGCCGAAAAGGACTACCTAGGCCGCGTAGCCGCGCTGGGATGCATCTTGTGCCGGCGACTGGGGTACGGCGAGACGCCGGCCGAAATCCACCATGTGCGTGAAGGGCAGGGGATGGCGCAGCGCGCGGAGAACTGGCTGGCTGTACCTCTCTGCCCGGAGCATCACCGCGGCAAGACCGGAATCCATGGCAACCGCATGGCGCTCAAGCAGGTGAAGGCAGACGAGGTCGATCTGCTGGCCTGGACGATTGAAGAACTGAACAGCTGA
- a CDS encoding phage protein NinX family protein, with product MKVAELEGALLDYWVAKAEGLEIDSAFEKGLHPHLYVFVDGDLADFAPSSNWGDGGPLIERGLISLLFLPADSPDRTQDRWEAFTNSEGPSFESASPLVAAMRAHVASKFGDDVPDINA from the coding sequence ATGAAGGTGGCGGAACTGGAGGGCGCGCTTCTTGACTACTGGGTGGCGAAAGCTGAGGGCCTAGAAATCGATAGCGCGTTCGAGAAGGGTCTGCATCCCCATCTGTATGTGTTCGTCGATGGCGATCTGGCGGACTTCGCGCCAAGTAGCAACTGGGGCGACGGCGGCCCGCTCATTGAGCGGGGTCTTATTAGCCTGCTGTTTCTTCCAGCGGATTCACCGGATAGGACTCAGGACAGGTGGGAGGCATTCACCAATTCGGAAGGCCCATCTTTTGAGAGTGCCTCACCATTGGTTGCCGCCATGCGCGCCCACGTTGCCAGTAAGTTCGGCGACGACGTGCCGGACATTAACGCGTAG
- a CDS encoding putative metallopeptidase, whose product MAKRLTSAVDVLARPRPPEFLLDPENWTHHYEPAKDMADWVRSQIIEEGPLHNDEHAHLLDADIAFLWAAERYVKQGRHVLGQTEEVVFRVGRWQRGRQEQQLAEWFGRVPAWLITLDAEYCANCSDAEFCALVEHELYHIGQETDAFGAPAFTKDGLPKLFLRGHDVEEFVGVVRRYGIGDSNGMLAKLVSAANCTPEVARIDVARACGT is encoded by the coding sequence GTGGCCAAACGCCTGACCAGCGCAGTTGACGTGCTAGCTCGCCCGCGGCCGCCTGAGTTCCTGCTTGATCCCGAGAACTGGACCCACCACTACGAGCCGGCCAAGGACATGGCCGACTGGGTGAGGTCGCAGATCATCGAGGAAGGGCCGCTCCATAACGATGAGCACGCCCATCTGTTGGATGCTGACATCGCATTTCTCTGGGCGGCCGAGCGGTACGTAAAGCAGGGCCGCCACGTGCTTGGGCAGACCGAGGAGGTTGTGTTCCGGGTAGGGCGCTGGCAACGCGGGCGGCAGGAGCAGCAGCTCGCAGAGTGGTTCGGCCGCGTGCCAGCCTGGCTCATCACGCTGGATGCCGAGTACTGCGCTAATTGCTCAGACGCTGAGTTCTGCGCGCTGGTGGAGCACGAGCTTTACCACATCGGCCAAGAGACGGATGCCTTCGGCGCCCCGGCCTTCACCAAGGATGGATTACCGAAGCTGTTCCTGCGCGGACATGACGTCGAGGAGTTCGTTGGCGTGGTGCGTAGGTACGGCATAGGCGATTCCAACGGGATGCTGGCCAAGCTGGTGTCTGCGGCGAACTGCACTCCGGAGGTGGCGCGCATCGATGTCGCACGTGCGTGTGGGACATGA
- a CDS encoding DUF2280 domain-containing protein, translating to MATLTDDVKAFIVQALACFDTPHQVSDAVKEQFGLTVSRQQCEAYDPSKKIGAALSKKWRELFEETRKQFLAETGSIPIANQAYRLRVLNRLLVKAEKQGNVAMVSQLLEQAAKEAGGTFTNKHRLEHSGEVKTPELRLVLNGTLPTRAPDGGVSN from the coding sequence ATGGCAACGCTCACTGATGACGTGAAAGCGTTCATCGTGCAGGCGTTGGCCTGCTTTGACACACCCCATCAGGTATCCGACGCCGTCAAAGAGCAATTCGGATTGACGGTCAGTCGCCAGCAATGCGAGGCGTACGACCCCAGCAAGAAGATCGGCGCCGCCCTAAGCAAGAAATGGCGCGAACTCTTCGAAGAGACCCGAAAGCAGTTCCTTGCCGAAACCGGGTCGATCCCGATCGCAAATCAGGCCTACCGCCTGCGGGTGCTGAACCGCCTTCTGGTGAAGGCTGAGAAGCAGGGCAACGTCGCGATGGTCAGCCAACTGCTTGAGCAGGCGGCGAAAGAGGCTGGCGGCACTTTCACGAACAAGCATCGATTGGAGCATTCGGGCGAGGTGAAGACGCCGGAACTGAGGTTGGTGCTCAATGGAACTTTGCCTACACGAGCGCCAGACGGAGGCGTTTCTAACTGA
- a CDS encoding terminase family protein produces the protein MELCLHERQTEAFLTEATELLYGGAAGGGKSHLMRVASIAWCVDIPGLQVYIFRRLSDDLHKNHMEGHSGFPALLSEWIEGGHAKINWSKNFIEFWNGSKIHLCHCQYEKDVIKYQGAQIHVLLIDELTHFTEKIYRYLRGRCRLGGLKVPERYRGLFPRIICGSNPGGVGHNWVKAAFIDIAPPKAITQMPPKEGGKRRQYIPAKLADNPSMAESDPDYSSTLEGLGSPELVRAMRDGDWDIVAGGMFDDLWSRPVHVLAPFAIPSSWRVDRGFDWGSSKPFSVIWFAESDGTAATLADGSKRHFPRGSIFAIAEWYGWNGKPNEGCKMLAVDIAREIVKREKAMPYQVRPGPADTSIFDTQNGNCIADDMAKERVRWNKADKSPGSRKNGWEMIRKLLKQASGNELPGFYVFNTCTHIIRTLPVLPRDQRDQDDVDTAAEDHASDVVRYRCSAKKTETTVEPLAA, from the coding sequence ATGGAACTTTGCCTACACGAGCGCCAGACGGAGGCGTTTCTAACTGAAGCGACCGAGCTGCTGTATGGCGGTGCTGCCGGCGGCGGTAAGTCGCACCTGATGCGGGTCGCATCGATCGCCTGGTGCGTCGACATACCCGGCCTGCAGGTCTACATCTTCCGGCGCCTGTCGGACGACCTGCATAAGAACCACATGGAGGGCCATTCTGGCTTTCCGGCGCTGCTTTCAGAGTGGATCGAAGGCGGCCACGCCAAGATCAACTGGTCGAAGAACTTCATCGAGTTCTGGAACGGCTCGAAGATCCACCTTTGCCACTGCCAGTACGAGAAGGACGTCATCAAGTATCAGGGCGCGCAGATCCATGTGCTTCTGATCGATGAGCTGACGCACTTCACCGAGAAGATTTACCGCTACCTGCGCGGCCGCTGCCGCCTGGGTGGCTTGAAGGTGCCAGAGCGCTATCGCGGCCTGTTCCCGCGCATCATTTGCGGCTCTAACCCTGGGGGCGTCGGGCACAACTGGGTAAAAGCGGCGTTCATCGACATTGCGCCGCCGAAGGCGATAACCCAAATGCCGCCGAAAGAGGGCGGCAAGCGCCGGCAGTACATCCCGGCCAAGCTGGCCGACAACCCGTCGATGGCCGAGTCTGACCCGGACTATTCCAGCACTCTGGAGGGCTTGGGCAGTCCAGAGCTTGTCCGCGCGATGAGGGATGGTGACTGGGACATCGTTGCAGGCGGCATGTTCGACGACCTGTGGAGCCGCCCGGTACACGTTTTGGCGCCATTCGCTATCCCGTCGTCGTGGCGCGTTGACCGCGGATTCGACTGGGGCAGCAGCAAGCCTTTCTCGGTCATTTGGTTCGCTGAGAGCGATGGCACTGCGGCAACGCTGGCGGATGGCTCCAAGCGGCATTTCCCGCGCGGGTCGATCTTCGCGATTGCCGAGTGGTACGGCTGGAACGGCAAGCCAAATGAGGGCTGCAAGATGCTGGCCGTCGACATTGCGCGCGAGATCGTCAAGCGCGAGAAGGCGATGCCGTACCAAGTGCGGCCCGGCCCGGCCGATACGTCGATCTTCGACACGCAGAACGGCAATTGCATCGCCGATGACATGGCAAAGGAGCGTGTCCGGTGGAACAAGGCTGATAAGTCGCCAGGCAGCCGGAAGAACGGCTGGGAAATGATCCGCAAGCTGCTCAAGCAGGCGAGCGGGAACGAATTGCCTGGCTTCTACGTGTTCAACACCTGCACACACATCATCCGGACGCTGCCTGTGCTTCCGCGCGACCAGCGCGACCAAGACGACGTTGACACTGCGGCCGAAGACCACGCATCTGATGTAGTCCGGTACCGCTGCAGCGCCAAGAAAACCGAAACAACTGTCGAGCCGCTGGCCGCATAA
- a CDS encoding DUF4055 domain-containing protein — translation MSDVRTPSKAVSAMAEDWPLIDALMGGTSAMRKAGKLYLPQWPNELDDAYKNRVATATLFPAFSRTVEVLTGKPFAKPITYGDDVPARIKEWSEDIDLQGRNLHSFADSLCMEALARGIGGILVDFPRTTDKRGRRLYKTLADEKQAGVRPYFVQILAGNILGWRSQRINGVETLTQLRLLETVVEEDGEFGEVEIEQVRVLYPGRWEVWRKSEKSVDALKPDWILYDKGAVSLKRIPFVPFYGKRTGFMTGVPPLAELAYMNVEHWQSKSDQQTILHVARVPILFAKMLGDNKITVGGAAAVKCEDENGDLKYVEHGGAAIEAGRLSLLDLEDRMRQIGAELLVIKPGNTSVTQTRADNEPGTCALQRIVQGLEDSLDGALQLAAEWVGEQEGGHIQIFQDFGVASLAEASLELLRDMNVDGTLSDETLFRETQRRGVVSPELNWVGEQERIKKNRPKPGTAQIND, via the coding sequence ATGAGCGACGTCCGCACACCATCTAAGGCCGTGTCAGCAATGGCCGAAGACTGGCCGCTGATCGATGCCCTCATGGGCGGCACATCGGCCATGCGCAAGGCTGGCAAGCTGTATCTGCCGCAGTGGCCGAACGAGCTGGACGATGCCTACAAGAACCGCGTAGCCACGGCGACCCTGTTCCCGGCGTTCTCGCGTACGGTCGAGGTTCTGACGGGCAAGCCGTTCGCCAAGCCGATCACCTACGGTGATGACGTGCCTGCGCGCATCAAGGAATGGTCGGAGGACATCGATCTCCAGGGCCGCAACCTGCACAGCTTCGCCGACAGCCTGTGCATGGAGGCGCTGGCGCGCGGGATTGGCGGCATCCTGGTCGACTTCCCCAGAACGACGGACAAGCGCGGCCGCCGGCTCTACAAGACGCTCGCCGATGAGAAACAGGCGGGCGTGCGGCCTTACTTCGTGCAGATTCTTGCCGGCAACATCTTGGGCTGGCGATCGCAGCGCATCAATGGCGTCGAGACGCTGACGCAGCTTCGGTTGCTGGAAACCGTCGTGGAGGAAGACGGCGAATTCGGCGAGGTCGAGATCGAGCAGGTCCGCGTGCTGTATCCGGGCCGGTGGGAGGTTTGGCGAAAGTCGGAGAAGTCGGTCGATGCGCTCAAGCCGGACTGGATTCTGTACGACAAGGGCGCCGTCAGCCTGAAGCGTATCCCGTTCGTTCCGTTCTACGGCAAGCGCACCGGCTTCATGACTGGCGTGCCGCCGCTGGCCGAGCTGGCCTACATGAACGTCGAGCACTGGCAGTCGAAGAGCGACCAGCAGACGATTCTGCATGTCGCGCGCGTGCCGATCCTGTTCGCCAAGATGCTCGGCGACAACAAGATCACCGTCGGCGGTGCTGCGGCGGTCAAGTGCGAAGATGAAAACGGCGACCTGAAGTACGTCGAGCACGGTGGCGCAGCCATCGAAGCAGGGCGACTCTCGTTGCTCGATCTCGAAGACCGCATGCGCCAGATCGGCGCCGAGCTGCTGGTCATCAAGCCCGGCAACACCAGCGTTACGCAGACACGGGCGGATAACGAGCCTGGCACATGCGCGCTGCAGCGGATCGTTCAGGGGCTAGAAGACAGCCTGGATGGCGCTTTGCAGCTTGCCGCCGAGTGGGTTGGCGAGCAGGAAGGTGGTCACATCCAGATCTTCCAGGACTTCGGCGTCGCATCGCTGGCCGAGGCATCGCTAGAACTGCTGCGGGACATGAACGTCGACGGCACGCTGTCGGATGAGACGCTGTTCCGCGAAACCCAGCGCCGTGGCGTTGTAAGCCCCGAATTGAACTGGGTCGGCGAGCAGGAGCGCATCAAGAAGAACCGACCCAAGCCTGGGACGGCACAGATCAACGACTGA
- a CDS encoding DUF6651 domain-containing protein, whose product MPFKYDAEGHIVLQEVNGQKLPVFVHPDGKEAPFDGDGTVATIGRLNGEAKTHREAKEAAEAALKPFKDAGLTDAAAAAKALTIVKNLDDKKLVDAGEVERVKAEAIKAVEEKYAPVMKERDDLQSALVQEKVGGSFARSKMIAEKLTIPADLVQARFGDAFKVENGNVVAYDKSGNKIFSRTNPGELAAFDEALEVLIEHYPHRDTILKGTGASGGGASGGNGGGSGVRTITRAQLASLSPAEQSKTARDPNVTITD is encoded by the coding sequence ATGCCATTCAAGTACGACGCCGAAGGTCACATCGTTCTGCAGGAAGTCAACGGTCAGAAGCTGCCCGTGTTCGTTCATCCCGACGGCAAAGAAGCGCCGTTCGACGGTGACGGCACGGTCGCCACGATCGGCCGGCTGAACGGCGAGGCCAAGACGCACCGTGAAGCGAAGGAAGCAGCAGAAGCTGCGCTGAAGCCGTTCAAGGACGCCGGTTTGACCGATGCGGCCGCTGCGGCGAAGGCTCTGACGATCGTCAAGAACCTGGACGACAAGAAGCTGGTGGATGCCGGCGAAGTCGAGCGGGTGAAGGCCGAAGCAATCAAAGCTGTGGAAGAGAAGTACGCGCCGGTTATGAAGGAGCGTGACGATCTTCAGTCGGCTTTGGTGCAGGAAAAGGTCGGCGGCAGTTTCGCGCGTTCGAAGATGATCGCGGAAAAGTTGACCATCCCGGCCGACCTCGTGCAGGCCCGTTTTGGTGACGCGTTCAAGGTCGAAAACGGCAATGTCGTCGCGTACGACAAGTCCGGTAACAAGATCTTCAGCCGCACCAATCCTGGCGAACTGGCAGCCTTCGACGAAGCGCTGGAAGTCCTCATCGAGCACTACCCCCACCGGGACACCATCCTGAAGGGCACAGGTGCAAGCGGGGGCGGCGCCTCTGGCGGCAATGGTGGCGGTAGTGGTGTGCGCACGATTACCCGCGCACAGCTCGCAAGTCTCTCGCCTGCGGAGCAATCCAAAACGGCGCGTGACCCGAACGTAACCATCACGGACTGA
- a CDS encoding P22 coat - protein 5 family protein — MKSIFSKVRVLVLAAFAAVAAVYPMATMAKVGAWLYDALVDQVARPMRDGFVAGSNTLTQLVPDLYEALDIVSRELVGFIPSVTLDASAERAALNQAVRVPIAPASAAEDVTPGQLPPDDGDQSVGNTPIIITKSRMVPFRWTGEEQKGVNSGPGYTNIRVNQVAQAMRTLTNEIEANVATLAATASRATGTAGTTPFATALGDTAQARKILSDNGAPLSDLQCVIDTTAGANLRTLAQLTKANEAGTTELRAQGTLLELQGFKVRESAGVGIHTPGTGASYVTNGALAKGATSIPVQTGTGTVLAGDVVSFNGDPRKYVVTGALSGGAFTIAAPGLMQALNTGAAVTVSAAFTTNMAFARTAIVLATRAPALPEEGDMADDRMMIQDARSGLAFEVSMYKQYRRVRYEVAVAYGWANIKPEHTALLLG, encoded by the coding sequence ATGAAAAGCATCTTTTCCAAGGTCCGCGTGCTTGTGCTCGCGGCATTTGCGGCCGTTGCGGCCGTCTACCCGATGGCTACCATGGCCAAGGTCGGCGCATGGCTCTATGACGCGCTGGTCGACCAGGTGGCGCGACCGATGCGTGACGGCTTCGTCGCCGGCTCCAACACGCTGACGCAACTGGTGCCGGATTTGTATGAGGCGCTCGACATCGTCTCGCGCGAACTGGTTGGTTTCATCCCATCGGTGACGCTCGATGCGTCCGCAGAGCGTGCCGCGCTCAATCAAGCGGTTCGCGTGCCGATCGCACCGGCCTCGGCTGCAGAAGACGTGACGCCCGGCCAGCTGCCGCCGGATGACGGTGATCAGTCCGTGGGTAACACCCCGATCATCATCACCAAGTCGCGCATGGTGCCGTTCCGCTGGACCGGTGAAGAGCAAAAGGGCGTCAACAGCGGCCCTGGCTACACCAACATCCGTGTGAATCAGGTCGCTCAGGCTATGCGTACCCTGACGAACGAAATCGAAGCCAACGTCGCCACGCTCGCGGCTACGGCTTCGCGCGCCACGGGCACTGCAGGCACCACGCCCTTCGCCACTGCGCTCGGTGACACCGCTCAGGCTCGCAAGATCCTGTCGGACAACGGTGCGCCGCTCTCGGACCTGCAATGCGTGATCGACACGACTGCTGGCGCGAACCTGCGCACGCTGGCCCAGCTGACGAAGGCAAACGAAGCCGGCACGACCGAGCTGCGCGCCCAAGGCACGCTGCTTGAGCTGCAAGGCTTCAAGGTGCGTGAATCGGCGGGCGTCGGCATCCACACGCCTGGCACGGGCGCCAGCTACGTCACCAATGGCGCGCTGGCCAAGGGCGCAACGTCGATCCCGGTGCAGACCGGTACCGGCACCGTGCTTGCCGGCGATGTTGTGTCGTTCAATGGCGATCCGCGTAAGTACGTTGTGACTGGCGCGCTGAGCGGCGGCGCATTCACCATCGCCGCCCCTGGGCTGATGCAAGCGCTCAATACCGGAGCCGCCGTGACTGTCTCTGCAGCGTTCACTACCAACATGGCGTTTGCGCGCACCGCAATCGTGCTGGCTACCCGCGCCCCGGCTCTGCCGGAAGAGGGCGACATGGCCGATGACCGCATGATGATTCAGGACGCACGAAGCGGCCTCGCGTTCGAGGTGTCGATGTACAAGCAATACCGTCGCGTCCGCTACGAAGTGGCGGTGGCATACGGCTGGGCCAACATCAAGCCGGAACACACCGCGCTGCTGCTCGGCTAA
- a CDS encoding tail protein, translated as MPIVQQGSINTTALIVPDLYVQIVPPQVALLNGVPTNVLGVVGTATWGPTNSPTIIGNMAMYAQAFGAIQNRTYDMGTAVAVAVQQGANNFRCVRVTDGTDTAATAAVQTNCLTLTAKYTGTLGNTVTVALANGSAAGTWKVTVAAPTLNPEVFDNIGAGLSGNPLWAAIAAAINNGTSVQRGPSQIITAAAGAGTTAPTAASFTLSGGTDGATTISGSVLIGQDTIPRKGMYALRNQGVSVAMLADCSDSTTWATQVSFGLSEGIYMIGVGPAGDTITNAVSTKSTAGIDSYAFKLLFGDWVYWLDTVNGVTRLVSPQAFVAGLLANLSPQNSSLNKPIYGVVGTQKSFANQTYSSAELQTLIQAGIDLITNPVPGGSYFGCRCGHNSSSNALTQGDNYTRMTNYIASTINAGMGKYVGQLQSATVRAQAAATLSNFLSSMEQQGMIGAVNGGPAFSVQIDANNNPTNRVALGYMQADVKVIYLSVIEKFLVNVEGSQATVIRTSTSNQ; from the coding sequence ATGCCGATCGTCCAGCAGGGCAGCATCAATACGACTGCCCTCATCGTCCCGGACTTGTACGTCCAGATTGTTCCGCCGCAGGTGGCGTTGCTAAACGGCGTGCCCACCAATGTGCTGGGCGTCGTCGGCACGGCAACCTGGGGCCCGACCAACTCGCCGACCATCATCGGCAACATGGCCATGTACGCCCAGGCCTTTGGTGCGATCCAGAATCGCACGTACGACATGGGCACGGCGGTGGCTGTGGCGGTCCAACAGGGCGCCAACAACTTCCGCTGCGTGCGCGTGACGGACGGCACGGACACGGCCGCAACGGCTGCGGTGCAGACCAACTGCCTGACGCTGACGGCCAAGTACACCGGCACGCTGGGCAACACCGTCACTGTGGCCTTGGCCAATGGCAGCGCCGCTGGCACCTGGAAGGTGACGGTTGCCGCACCGACGCTCAACCCGGAAGTGTTCGACAACATCGGCGCCGGCCTGTCGGGCAATCCGCTGTGGGCTGCCATCGCCGCCGCCATCAACAACGGCACCAGCGTGCAGCGCGGCCCTTCGCAGATCATCACTGCGGCGGCCGGTGCTGGCACCACGGCGCCGACGGCGGCCAGCTTCACGCTGTCCGGCGGAACGGACGGTGCAACGACGATCTCCGGCTCGGTGCTGATCGGCCAGGACACGATCCCGCGCAAGGGCATGTACGCGCTGCGCAACCAGGGCGTGTCGGTGGCCATGCTGGCTGACTGCTCGGACTCGACCACCTGGGCGACGCAGGTGTCCTTCGGGCTGTCCGAGGGCATCTACATGATCGGGGTGGGGCCGGCCGGCGACACGATCACCAACGCGGTCAGCACCAAGAGCACGGCCGGCATCGACAGCTACGCCTTCAAGCTGCTGTTTGGTGACTGGGTGTACTGGCTGGACACGGTCAACGGCGTGACGCGGCTGGTCTCGCCGCAGGCGTTTGTCGCCGGCCTGCTGGCCAACCTGTCGCCGCAGAACAGCAGCCTGAACAAGCCGATCTACGGTGTTGTCGGCACGCAGAAGTCGTTCGCCAACCAGACGTACAGCTCGGCTGAGCTGCAGACGCTGATCCAAGCAGGAATCGACCTCATTACCAACCCGGTGCCGGGCGGCTCCTACTTCGGCTGCCGCTGCGGCCACAACAGCAGCTCGAACGCGCTCACGCAGGGTGACAACTACACGCGCATGACCAACTACATCGCCAGCACCATCAATGCAGGCATGGGCAAGTACGTGGGTCAGCTGCAGTCGGCTACGGTGCGCGCGCAGGCGGCGGCCACGCTGTCGAACTTCCTGAGCTCGATGGAGCAGCAGGGCATGATCGGCGCGGTCAATGGCGGCCCGGCGTTTTCGGTGCAGATCGACGCCAACAACAACCCGACGAACCGCGTGGCGCTTGGCTATATGCAAGCCGACGTGAAGGTGATCTACCTGTCGGTCATCGAGAAGTTCCTGGTCAACGTGGAAGGCTCGCAGGCCACGGTGATTCGGACCTCGACCAGCAACCAGTAA
- a CDS encoding bacteriophage-related protein: MKEFGDLASFAAHLALAEVAAHKALEKGLDKAADHIERAAKGKIGEYQGANGMHDAWPELADSTKEDRVRKGFTENDPLLRTGALRDSISHETHGLEAAIGSTSDIAVYQELGTDKIPPRPFLGAAAYESIDEVKKLVGGAVITWIVGGNSLDYKV; encoded by the coding sequence ATGAAGGAATTTGGAGATCTCGCTTCTTTTGCCGCGCACTTGGCGCTGGCTGAGGTTGCAGCGCACAAGGCTCTTGAGAAGGGCCTCGATAAGGCTGCAGATCATATCGAGCGCGCGGCCAAGGGCAAGATTGGCGAATACCAGGGCGCCAACGGTATGCACGACGCTTGGCCGGAACTGGCGGACAGTACGAAGGAAGACCGCGTTCGCAAAGGTTTCACCGAGAACGATCCTCTGCTGCGCACGGGCGCGCTGCGCGATTCCATCAGTCATGAGACGCACGGCCTGGAAGCGGCGATCGGGTCCACGTCGGACATTGCCGTCTACCAAGAGCTGGGCACAGACAAGATTCCGCCCCGGCCGTTTCTTGGGGCTGCGGCCTACGAGAGTATCGACGAGGTGAAAAAGCTGGTCGGCGGGGCCGTGATAACCTGGATCGTCGGCGGCAATTCGCTCGACTACAAGGTCTAG
- a CDS encoding phage baseplate assembly protein V produces the protein MALAAQLAQDGKSHSKVGIVTSYDPGTASARVHLMPIDPDLPDNTLTGWLPVGTPWVGNGWGLDAPVSIGDQVIVQFIDGEIENGVISGRIFSDQQRPTGAQAGEFFLTHASGSKLQFHNDGTVTLISAGTLTSQAPQWNHTGPMQINGTLLVTQTITGQAGMAVSGNNGSGNSMSINGNTQFTGQVSANGHRIDDTHKHTGVQTGSSNTGTVV, from the coding sequence ATGGCGCTGGCGGCACAGCTGGCGCAAGACGGCAAGTCGCACAGCAAGGTCGGTATTGTCACCAGCTACGATCCGGGTACAGCGTCGGCGCGTGTTCACCTCATGCCGATCGATCCAGACTTGCCGGATAACACCCTGACGGGCTGGTTACCAGTGGGCACACCGTGGGTTGGCAATGGTTGGGGTCTTGATGCGCCAGTGAGCATCGGCGATCAGGTGATCGTTCAATTCATCGACGGCGAGATCGAGAACGGCGTCATCAGCGGCCGGATTTTCAGCGATCAGCAGCGTCCCACTGGCGCGCAAGCAGGCGAATTCTTCCTGACGCACGCTTCAGGCTCCAAGCTGCAGTTCCACAACGACGGCACGGTCACGCTCATCAGCGCGGGAACGCTCACCAGCCAGGCGCCGCAGTGGAACCACACTGGGCCGATGCAGATCAACGGCACTCTACTTGTGACACAGACCATCACCGGCCAGGCCGGCATGGCTGTCTCCGGAAACAACGGCTCCGGCAATTCCATGAGCATCAACGGCAACACCCAGTTCACGGGTCAAGTGTCCGCCAATGGCCACCGGATCGACGACACGCACAAGCACACCGGCGTGCAGACAGGCAGCAGCAACACCGGGACAGTCGTATGA
- a CDS encoding baseplate J/gp47 family protein translates to MASLQTQDWVTLVRNQVSAIQGYAKVLVDLTVGSVLRAIVEANAAVVVWLEGLLLQVLAITRAATSSGADLDSWVADFGVTRLPAVAATGIVTFSRFTTTQQVLVPVGATVQTADGTQQFTVTIDTTNPAYNAGLGGYVIAAGVGNVTVPVQALTAGAAGNAVAGSVSVIAGAISGVDTVTNTAAFTNGTDAESDTALRTRFIAYVASLSKATKNAVGYAITSLKQGLVYSLVENQTYAGATQYGYFYVVVDDGTGSPSSTLLATVANAIDAVRPLTSTFGVFAPVVVNASVAMTISTAAGADHAATALVVKNALTSYINALPLGTTLPFSRLAQVAYDASPSVTNVTGVTLNSGTADLTATSQQVIKATSVTVA, encoded by the coding sequence ATGGCCAGCTTGCAGACGCAGGATTGGGTGACGCTCGTCCGGAATCAGGTCTCCGCGATCCAGGGCTATGCGAAGGTGCTAGTCGACCTGACGGTCGGATCGGTGTTGCGCGCGATCGTCGAGGCGAATGCGGCCGTTGTGGTGTGGCTGGAGGGCTTGTTGTTGCAGGTGCTGGCTATCACTCGCGCGGCGACATCGAGTGGCGCTGACCTCGATTCCTGGGTTGCTGACTTCGGTGTGACGCGCTTGCCTGCGGTGGCCGCCACCGGGATCGTCACCTTCTCCCGGTTCACTACGACCCAGCAGGTCCTGGTGCCCGTGGGGGCGACCGTGCAGACGGCCGACGGCACACAGCAATTCACCGTCACGATCGACACGACGAACCCAGCATACAACGCAGGCCTGGGCGGATATGTCATCGCGGCCGGCGTCGGAAACGTGACGGTGCCGGTTCAGGCGCTCACCGCTGGCGCTGCTGGTAACGCCGTCGCAGGGTCAGTTTCCGTCATCGCCGGCGCGATTTCAGGCGTCGATACGGTGACCAATACGGCCGCATTCACGAACGGCACCGATGCCGAGTCTGACACGGCGTTGCGCACGCGCTTCATTGCGTACGTGGCGAGCTTGTCAAAGGCGACAAAGAACGCAGTCGGATATGCCATCACGTCGCTGAAGCAGGGTCTGGTGTACTCGCTTGTCGAGAATCAGACCTACGCCGGCGCGACGCAGTACGGCTATTTCTACGTTGTGGTGGATGATGGAACCGGCTCGCCGTCGAGTACGTTGCTCGCAACCGTGGCTAATGCCATTGATGCAGTGCGCCCGCTGACCAGCACGTTCGGCGTGTTCGCGCCGGTGGTTGTGAACGCGAGTGTTGCAATGACGATCTCAACAGCCGCCGGCGCCGACCATGCGGCGACGGCTCTGGTGGTCAAGAACGCGCTCACGTCGTACATCAACGCACTGCCGCTGGGCACGACACTTCCGTTCTCCCGGCTCGCGCAGGTGGCATACGACGCTTCCCCCAGCGTGACGAACGTTACAGGCGTGACATTGAACAGCGGCACCGCTGACCTGACGGCCACAAGCCAGCAAGTCATCAAGGCAACTTCTGTGACGGTGGCGTGA